The [Eubacterium] siraeum genome contains a region encoding:
- the carB gene encoding carbamoyl-phosphate synthase large subunit, with protein MPLRSDIKKVLVIGSGPIVIGQAAEFDYAGTQACRALKAEGLEVVLINSNPATIMTDKHMADKIYIEPLTLDVVKKIIKIEKPDSILSTLGGQTGLTLSMQLAEEGFLAENGVKLLGANPETIHKAEDRQAFKDTMEAIGEPCIPSKVVETVEDALDFAEVIHYPVIVRPAFTLGGTGGGIAYSKDELHEIATNGLRLSPITQILVEKCISGWKEIEFEVIRDAKGNVITVCSMENFDPVGVHTGDSIVIAPAVTLADKEYQMLRTAALNIIQALKVEGGCNCQFALKPDSFEYSVIEVNPRVSRSSALASKATGYPIAKVATKIAIGYSLDEIVNQVTGKTYACFEPALDYVVVKFPKWPFDKFVYAKKTLGTQMKATGEIMAIGTSFEEAMMKAVRSIELGMDTMRKKAFKKLTDEEVRAKLHDVDVDRSFCVFEALRRGFSVQEIHDITTIDKWFITKLKNLAELELWLEDGELTQEKYDLAKKYSYLDRTIEKLSGQKLADKGIKTRHAVYKMVDTCAAEFSAETPYFYSTYDDENEAAEFIEQHPTDKKKIIVFGSGPIRIGQGIEFDYCSVHCVWALKEMGYEAIICNNNPETVSTDFDTGDRLYFDPLTFEDVDSLIATEKPYGVVVQFGGQTAIKLTKHLQESGVRILGTSAESIDDAEDREKFDELLEKCKIPRPKGHTVFTTEEALKAANELGYPVLLRPSYVLGGQNMIIAHCDSDVTEYMTIITATELENPVLIDKYLMGTEVEVDAICDGTDFLIPGIMEHIERAGVHSGDSISVYPAQTLSDKIKSTIVTYTERLAKALNVIGLVNIQYVVYNNEVYVIEVNPRSSRTVPYISKVTGVQMVDIATKIMLGETLKEQGYHSGLYPVGNYVAVKVPVFSFEKLHDVDTQLGPEMKSTGEALGIAKTFEEALYKGLIAAGFKIFKKGGVMFTVKNSDKPEIVPLAEKFEKLGFELYATSGTASMLNRNMIATNFTYRIHEDKEPNVISLLESGKINYVISTSETGRKPALDSVKIRRKSVERSIACLTSVDTANALVKCIAMDKTVDDLEMVDITKI; from the coding sequence ATGCCGTTAAGAAGTGATATAAAGAAAGTTCTCGTTATAGGCTCGGGTCCTATCGTAATCGGACAGGCGGCTGAATTTGACTATGCGGGAACGCAGGCGTGCCGTGCGCTTAAAGCAGAGGGTCTTGAGGTCGTACTTATAAACTCAAACCCCGCTACCATCATGACGGACAAGCATATGGCGGACAAGATATACATTGAACCGCTGACGCTTGATGTAGTAAAGAAGATAATCAAGATAGAAAAGCCTGACAGCATTCTGTCAACGCTCGGCGGTCAGACTGGTCTTACCCTTTCAATGCAGCTTGCGGAGGAGGGCTTCCTTGCCGAGAACGGTGTAAAGCTGCTCGGTGCAAATCCCGAAACTATCCACAAGGCAGAGGACAGACAGGCGTTCAAGGATACTATGGAGGCTATAGGCGAGCCGTGTATTCCCTCAAAGGTAGTTGAAACCGTTGAGGACGCTTTGGATTTTGCCGAGGTTATACACTATCCCGTAATTGTACGTCCTGCGTTCACGCTCGGCGGCACAGGCGGTGGTATTGCATATAGCAAGGACGAATTACACGAGATCGCAACAAACGGTCTGCGTCTTTCGCCTATCACACAGATACTTGTTGAAAAGTGTATTTCGGGCTGGAAGGAAATCGAGTTCGAGGTTATCCGTGACGCAAAGGGCAACGTTATCACCGTCTGCTCGATGGAAAACTTCGACCCTGTCGGCGTTCATACAGGCGACAGTATCGTTATCGCTCCTGCGGTTACGCTTGCAGACAAGGAATATCAGATGCTGAGAACAGCGGCGCTGAACATCATTCAGGCGCTGAAGGTCGAGGGCGGCTGTAACTGTCAGTTTGCATTAAAGCCCGACAGCTTTGAATACTCGGTAATCGAGGTAAACCCCAGAGTTTCACGTTCATCGGCACTTGCGTCAAAGGCTACAGGCTATCCTATAGCAAAGGTTGCTACAAAGATAGCGATAGGATATTCGCTCGATGAGATAGTAAACCAGGTAACAGGCAAGACCTATGCCTGCTTTGAGCCTGCGCTTGACTACGTTGTAGTAAAGTTCCCGAAGTGGCCGTTTGATAAGTTCGTATACGCAAAGAAAACGCTCGGTACTCAGATGAAGGCTACAGGCGAGATAATGGCTATCGGAACGAGCTTTGAAGAAGCTATGATGAAGGCTGTACGTTCAATAGAGCTTGGCATGGACACGATGCGTAAAAAGGCTTTCAAGAAGCTGACAGACGAAGAAGTAAGAGCAAAGCTCCACGATGTCGATGTTGACCGTTCGTTCTGCGTATTCGAGGCACTGAGAAGAGGTTTCAGCGTTCAGGAGATACATGATATAACCACTATCGACAAGTGGTTTATAACCAAGCTTAAAAACCTTGCAGAGCTTGAGCTGTGGCTTGAGGACGGCGAACTTACACAGGAGAAATACGACCTTGCGAAGAAGTACAGCTACCTTGACAGGACTATCGAGAAGCTGTCGGGTCAGAAGCTGGCTGACAAGGGCATAAAGACACGTCACGCAGTATACAAGATGGTTGATACCTGTGCCGCAGAGTTCTCGGCTGAAACACCCTACTTCTACAGCACTTATGACGATGAAAACGAGGCTGCGGAATTTATCGAACAGCACCCGACAGATAAAAAGAAGATAATAGTTTTCGGCTCAGGTCCTATCAGAATAGGTCAGGGTATCGAGTTCGACTACTGCTCGGTACACTGTGTATGGGCACTCAAGGAAATGGGCTATGAAGCAATTATCTGCAACAACAACCCCGAAACAGTTTCGACCGACTTTGATACGGGCGACAGACTTTATTTTGATCCGCTGACATTTGAAGATGTCGACTCGCTGATAGCTACCGAAAAGCCTTACGGCGTTGTAGTACAGTTCGGCGGTCAGACGGCTATAAAGCTGACAAAGCACTTACAGGAGAGCGGTGTCAGAATACTCGGTACTTCGGCTGAAAGCATTGATGACGCAGAGGACAGAGAGAAGTTTGACGAACTGCTCGAAAAGTGTAAAATTCCTCGTCCTAAGGGACATACGGTATTCACGACCGAGGAAGCACTCAAAGCCGCAAACGAGCTTGGCTATCCTGTTCTGCTCCGTCCGTCATACGTTCTGGGCGGTCAGAATATGATAATCGCTCACTGCGACAGCGATGTTACCGAATATATGACTATCATCACGGCTACAGAGCTTGAAAACCCTGTGCTGATAGATAAGTATCTTATGGGTACAGAGGTCGAGGTTGACGCTATCTGCGACGGCACGGACTTCCTTATCCCCGGTATTATGGAGCATATCGAGCGTGCCGGCGTTCACTCGGGCGACAGTATCTCGGTATATCCCGCTCAGACATTATCCGACAAGATAAAGAGCACGATAGTGACATACACGGAGCGTCTTGCAAAGGCACTGAACGTAATCGGCCTTGTAAATATCCAGTATGTTGTATATAACAACGAGGTTTACGTTATCGAGGTAAACCCGAGATCATCAAGAACCGTTCCTTATATCAGCAAGGTTACGGGCGTTCAGATGGTCGATATTGCAACAAAGATAATGCTCGGCGAAACTCTCAAGGAGCAGGGTTATCACAGCGGACTTTATCCTGTGGGCAACTATGTTGCGGTAAAGGTTCCCGTATTCAGCTTTGAAAAGCTCCACGATGTTGATACACAGCTCGGTCCTGAGATGAAGTCAACGGGCGAGGCACTCGGTATAGCAAAGACATTTGAGGAAGCTCTCTACAAGGGACTTATAGCGGCAGGCTTCAAGATATTCAAGAAGGGCGGAGTAATGTTCACCGTCAAGAATTCAGACAAGCCCGAGATAGTACCGCTGGCGGAGAAGTTTGAAAAGCTCGGCTTTGAACTGTATGCCACAAGCGGTACGGCATCAATGCTGAACAGAAATATGATAGCTACAAACTTTACCTATCGCATACACGAGGACAAGGAGCCTAACGTAATAAGCCTGCTTGAAAGCGGCAAGATAAATTACGTTATCTCAACGTCCGAAACAGGCAGAAAGCCTGCACTCGACAGCGTTAAGATAAGACGTAAGTCGGTTGAGCGTTCTATCGCTTGTCTTACATCTGTCGATACGGCAAATGCTCTTGTAAAGTGTATCGCTATGGACAAGACTGTAGACGATCTTGAAATGGTAGATATAACAAAGATATAA
- a CDS encoding carbamoyl phosphate synthase small subunit has protein sequence MDLKANKAKTAYLILADGTVFTGKSFGCEGEVVGEIVFTTAMTGYEETLTDPSYCGQIVTQTFPLIGNYGVNDEDYESKTSVVSGYIVREYCEVPSNFRCEGDIDGFLKKHNIIGLFGIDTRRLTRIIRETGVMNGMITTSEPTDEFKAQALERIRAYVVGPVVPKVSVKQPEKFSAENGKYKVALMDYGYKFNIRRELVKRGCDVTVFPYDTSAEEILKFAPDGIMLSNGPGDPQDNTVSINTLKELIPHKIPTFGICLGHQLLALANGATTVKLKYGHRGGNQPVTDVTVDRTFITSQNHGYAVVSDSLPESAGKVSHINGNDKTCEGVMYTNAPAFTVQFHPEACGGPHDTAYLFDKFISLMEENKKCR, from the coding sequence ATGGACTTAAAGGCTAACAAAGCAAAGACCGCATATCTGATACTTGCAGACGGAACGGTGTTCACGGGCAAGAGCTTCGGCTGTGAGGGCGAGGTCGTAGGCGAGATAGTTTTTACAACGGCAATGACAGGCTATGAAGAAACGCTGACAGACCCCAGCTACTGCGGACAGATCGTAACGCAGACATTCCCTCTTATCGGAAACTACGGTGTGAATGACGAGGATTACGAGTCAAAGACAAGCGTGGTAAGCGGTTATATCGTGCGTGAATACTGCGAGGTACCGTCAAACTTCCGCTGTGAAGGCGACATAGACGGCTTTCTGAAAAAGCACAACATCATCGGACTGTTCGGCATAGATACAAGAAGGCTTACAAGAATAATCCGTGAAACAGGTGTTATGAACGGCATGATCACAACAAGCGAGCCGACAGACGAATTCAAGGCACAGGCACTTGAAAGGATAAGGGCTTATGTTGTCGGTCCTGTTGTGCCGAAGGTAAGCGTAAAGCAGCCTGAGAAGTTCAGTGCCGAAAACGGCAAATACAAGGTTGCGCTTATGGACTACGGCTATAAGTTCAATATAAGACGTGAGCTTGTAAAGAGAGGCTGTGACGTGACGGTATTCCCCTACGACACAAGTGCGGAGGAAATACTGAAATTTGCTCCGGACGGCATAATGCTTTCAAACGGACCGGGTGACCCGCAGGACAACACGGTATCCATAAATACGCTGAAGGAGCTTATCCCTCACAAGATACCTACGTTTGGCATCTGCCTCGGTCATCAGCTCTTAGCACTTGCAAACGGGGCTACCACTGTCAAGCTGAAATACGGTCACAGAGGCGGAAACCAGCCTGTAACCGATGTTACTGTTGACAGAACATTCATCACATCGCAGAACCATGGTTATGCGGTCGTAAGCGACAGCCTTCCCGAAAGTGCAGGCAAGGTAAGCCATATCAACGGAAACGATAAGACCTGTGAGGGCGTTATGTATACGAATGCACCTGCGTTCACTGTGCAGTTCCACCCCGAAGCGTGCGGAGGTCCGCATGACACTGCGTATCTGTTTGATAAATTTATCAGTCTGATGGAGGAGAATAAGAAATGCCGTTAA
- the pyrF gene encoding orotidine-5'-phosphate decarboxylase: protein MDTKMSMDNLLRAICEKQNPTVAGLDPKLDYVPQYIKDKAFNKYGETLKGAAKAILEFNKCLIDALHEVVPAIKPQAAYYEMYGTAGMKTLYKTQEYARSRGMYVITDGKRNDIGTTMEAYAAAHLGKVKVGNEEYEPFMGDALTVNGYLGSDGINPLIKVCKENDKGIFVLVKTSNPSSGELQDLLIDGVPVYERMGNMCEKWGEELPGKYGYSGVGAVVGATYPEQIAELRKKLPHTFFLIPGYGAQGATAKDIAAAFDANGLGGIVNSSRGIMTAYKKEGCDERDFAGAAFREALRMRDEIMGFVGKIQLP from the coding sequence ATGGATACGAAAATGTCAATGGATAATCTTCTTCGTGCAATCTGCGAAAAGCAGAACCCCACAGTCGCAGGACTTGATCCCAAGCTCGACTATGTGCCTCAGTACATAAAGGACAAGGCTTTCAACAAGTACGGCGAAACGCTCAAGGGTGCGGCAAAGGCGATACTTGAATTCAACAAGTGCCTTATAGACGCTCTCCACGAGGTAGTTCCTGCAATAAAGCCCCAGGCGGCTTATTATGAAATGTACGGTACGGCAGGAATGAAAACGCTGTACAAGACGCAGGAATATGCAAGAAGCAGAGGTATGTATGTTATCACTGACGGCAAGCGTAACGATATAGGCACAACTATGGAGGCGTATGCCGCAGCGCATCTGGGCAAGGTAAAGGTAGGAAACGAGGAATACGAGCCTTTTATGGGCGATGCTCTGACGGTAAACGGATACCTCGGAAGCGACGGTATCAATCCTCTTATCAAGGTGTGCAAGGAAAACGACAAGGGCATTTTCGTACTGGTAAAGACATCGAATCCGTCAAGCGGCGAGCTTCAGGATCTGCTGATAGACGGTGTTCCCGTATATGAAAGAATGGGCAATATGTGTGAAAAGTGGGGAGAGGAGCTTCCCGGCAAGTACGGTTATTCGGGCGTAGGTGCAGTAGTAGGTGCGACATATCCCGAACAGATCGCCGAGCTTCGTAAAAAGCTCCCTCACACATTCTTCCTTATCCCCGGATACGGCGCACAGGGTGCAACAGCCAAGGACATTGCCGCCGCATTTGATGCGAACGGTCTCGGCGGTATAGTAAACAGCTCGAGAGGAATAATGACAGCATATAAAAAAGAAGGCTGTGACGAGCGTGATTTCGCAGGTGCGGCATTCAGAGAGGCACTGCGTATGAGAGATGAGATAATGGGCTTTGTAGGAAAGATACAGCTCCCTTAA
- a CDS encoding dihydroorotase has translation MTILLKNGHVVDYVNGFEGKKDILIKDGFIRALGDNLECDDKNARVVDCNGLTVIPGICDMHVHLRDPGQTYKEDIITGCEAAVAGGVTALACMPNTKPPVDNKETVKYILDKAKKAKAKVYPVGCITKGMQGKELCDYDELKAAGCVAVSDDGRPVESANMMAQAMVKAHYAGLKVISHCEDLEIIDGGIINKGKISQQLGVKGMSRLSEDIITARELAIAQDTQMPIHIAHVSTKGSVNTIRGNTHIGVMCTCETAPHYFMMTDEKLLSRDADYRMNPPLREEDDVMAITAAITDGTIDCIVTDHAPHSAEEKADFEKAPNGVVGMETSLAATLTGLYHTGTISLMHIVRLMCVNPRKILGIEGGSLGIGDIADIAIFDADESWTVDPEKLHSKSKNTCFKGMTLKGRVKYTLVNGKIVYEDK, from the coding sequence ATGACAATTTTACTGAAAAACGGTCATGTTGTTGATTATGTGAACGGTTTTGAAGGCAAAAAGGACATACTTATAAAGGATGGCTTTATCCGTGCGCTCGGCGATAACCTTGAATGCGATGATAAGAACGCAAGGGTGGTAGATTGCAACGGGCTTACGGTAATACCGGGTATATGCGATATGCACGTTCATCTGAGAGATCCCGGACAGACATATAAAGAGGATATTATTACAGGCTGTGAGGCGGCTGTCGCAGGCGGTGTTACGGCGCTTGCGTGTATGCCGAACACGAAACCGCCCGTTGACAACAAGGAAACGGTAAAATATATTCTCGACAAGGCAAAGAAAGCAAAGGCGAAGGTTTATCCTGTCGGCTGTATCACAAAGGGTATGCAGGGCAAGGAGCTGTGCGACTATGACGAACTTAAGGCGGCAGGCTGTGTTGCGGTGAGCGACGACGGCAGACCCGTTGAATCTGCGAATATGATGGCGCAGGCTATGGTAAAGGCGCACTATGCGGGGCTGAAGGTTATTTCGCACTGCGAGGATCTTGAGATAATAGACGGCGGTATAATCAACAAAGGAAAGATCTCTCAGCAGCTCGGCGTAAAGGGTATGAGCAGGCTGAGCGAGGATATAATCACGGCAAGAGAGCTTGCCATAGCACAGGATACGCAGATGCCGATACACATTGCGCACGTTTCGACAAAGGGCAGTGTGAACACGATAAGAGGAAATACCCATATCGGTGTTATGTGTACCTGCGAAACCGCTCCGCACTACTTTATGATGACGGACGAAAAGCTGTTGTCAAGAGATGCGGACTACAGAATGAATCCTCCGCTTCGTGAGGAGGACGATGTTATGGCGATAACCGCCGCTATAACAGACGGCACTATCGACTGCATAGTAACCGACCACGCTCCTCACAGTGCAGAGGAAAAGGCAGACTTTGAGAAAGCTCCCAACGGCGTTGTGGGAATGGAAACATCGCTTGCGGCGACACTGACGGGACTTTATCACACAGGTACAATAAGCCTTATGCATATAGTAAGACTTATGTGCGTCAACCCCAGAAAGATACTGGGAATAGAGGGAGGCTCGCTCGGCATAGGCGATATTGCGGACATTGCAATATTCGATGCTGACGAAAGCTGGACGGTAGACCCCGAAAAGCTCCACTCAAAGTCAAAGAACACCTGCTTCAAGGGAATGACCCTTAAGGGCAGGGTAAAGTACACACTGGTAAACGGAAAAATAGTATACGAGGACAAGTAA
- a CDS encoding ferrous iron transport protein A: MRSLAQLERDEKCRVERLLLAGDMKRRLMDLGFTKGTTVTCVLCGSGIKAYLVRGAVIALRNEDADKVPVSEIKN; the protein is encoded by the coding sequence GTGAGAAGTCTGGCACAGCTGGAAAGAGATGAAAAATGCAGGGTAGAACGGCTGTTACTTGCAGGAGATATGAAAAGAAGGCTTATGGATCTCGGCTTTACAAAAGGAACAACAGTCACCTGTGTGTTGTGCGGTAGCGGAATAAAGGCATATCTTGTAAGAGGTGCGGTAATTGCACTCAGAAACGAGGACGCAGATAAAGTACCGGTAAGTGAAATAAAAAATTAA
- a CDS encoding NUDIX hydrolase: MSENMSDKWVDYAVRIQSIAQAGLAYCEDKYGRERYEELRKISAEMISAKTDIPLEKVYDLFCNESGYQTPKLDTRGAVFIDGKILLVRENNGTWSLPGGWCDVDLSVAENTEKEVLEETGLSVHCKKLIAVQDWRRHNRLNCPYGIMKFFVLCEYDSGEFKENIETTETRLFDRNALPDNLADEKTTAEQIRLCFEYYDNPHKETCLE; the protein is encoded by the coding sequence ATGAGTGAAAATATGAGCGATAAGTGGGTCGACTACGCTGTGCGCATTCAGAGCATTGCACAGGCGGGACTTGCGTACTGCGAGGATAAGTACGGCAGGGAGCGCTATGAGGAGTTGAGAAAAATCTCCGCAGAGATGATCTCGGCAAAGACCGATATTCCGCTCGAAAAGGTATACGATCTGTTCTGTAACGAGAGCGGATACCAGACACCGAAGCTCGATACCAGAGGGGCTGTCTTTATTGACGGGAAGATACTGCTTGTGCGTGAAAACAACGGAACGTGGTCGCTGCCGGGCGGATGGTGCGATGTAGATCTGTCGGTTGCAGAGAATACAGAAAAAGAGGTGCTGGAGGAAACGGGGCTTTCGGTACACTGCAAAAAGCTGATTGCCGTGCAGGACTGGAGGAGGCATAACAGGCTGAATTGCCCTTACGGCATTATGAAATTCTTTGTGCTGTGCGAATATGACAGCGGAGAGTTCAAAGAGAATATCGAAACTACGGAAACAAGGCTGTTTGACAGGAACGCTCTGCCGGATAATCTTGCGGATGAGAAAACAACGGCAGAGCAGATAAGGCTGTGCTTTGAATATTATGACAATCCGCATAAGGAAACGTGTCTGGAATAA
- a CDS encoding histidine phosphatase family protein — protein sequence MLYIMRHGKTEWNKKKKLQGRTDIPLCREGIEMAEKAREEYKDVHLDICYCSPLIRARKTAEILLEGRNVPIVTDDRLKEMCFGEYEGIENSFSIPDCPINLLFFHPEQYTSSIGGAETFDELFGRTGEFLDEVIYPQIKEGKDILIVGHGAMNASIVCRVKNLPLSEFWSAGLEQCKMIRLL from the coding sequence ATGCTATACATAATGCGACACGGTAAAACCGAGTGGAATAAAAAGAAAAAATTACAGGGCAGGACGGATATTCCGCTGTGCCGTGAGGGAATAGAAATGGCGGAAAAGGCACGGGAGGAATATAAGGACGTGCATCTTGATATTTGCTACTGTTCGCCGCTTATCCGTGCAAGGAAAACAGCCGAGATATTGCTCGAGGGCAGAAATGTGCCGATAGTAACGGACGACAGGCTGAAGGAAATGTGCTTCGGGGAATATGAGGGTATCGAGAACAGCTTCAGTATTCCCGACTGTCCGATAAACTTACTGTTTTTCCACCCTGAGCAGTATACAAGCTCTATAGGCGGGGCGGAAACATTTGACGAGCTGTTTGGCAGAACGGGCGAATTTCTTGACGAGGTAATCTATCCGCAGATAAAAGAGGGCAAGGATATTCTGATAGTCGGACACGGTGCGATGAATGCAAGCATTGTATGCAGGGTAAAGAACCTGCCGTTGTCTGAGTTCTGGAGCGCAGGGCTTGAGCAATGCAAGATGATAAGGCTCTTGTAA
- a CDS encoding transketolase family protein: MEKKATRESYGEALVMLAEKRNDLVVLDADLAAATKTGIFKKAYPDRFFDCGIAEANMMGVAAGIATTGKLVFASTFAMFAAGRAYEILRNSIGYPHLNVKIGATHAGISVGEDGATHQCNEDIALMRTIPGMTVINPADDVEAKAAVLAMADYVGPTYMRFGRLAAPIFNDKDTYKFELGKGVQLRDGDDITIVATGLMVAQALEAADALKGQGINARVINIHTIKPIDKDIIIKAAKETGKIVTVEEHSIIGGLGSAVCDVLCENYPVPVTKIGVMDTFGHSGPAAALLEEFGLCADNIANTVKKVLGK, from the coding sequence ATGGAGAAAAAAGCAACCCGTGAAAGCTACGGCGAAGCTCTTGTAATGCTCGCTGAAAAGAGAAACGATCTCGTAGTTTTAGACGCAGACCTTGCGGCTGCAACAAAGACAGGTATATTCAAGAAGGCATATCCCGACCGCTTCTTTGACTGCGGTATAGCCGAAGCAAATATGATGGGTGTTGCCGCAGGTATTGCTACTACAGGCAAGCTCGTATTCGCAAGCACATTTGCTATGTTTGCGGCAGGCAGAGCTTATGAAATACTCAGAAACAGCATAGGCTATCCTCATCTGAACGTTAAGATCGGCGCAACACACGCAGGTATTTCCGTTGGTGAGGACGGTGCGACACACCAGTGTAACGAGGATATTGCGCTTATGCGCACAATACCCGGTATGACGGTAATCAACCCCGCCGATGATGTTGAGGCTAAGGCGGCTGTACTCGCTATGGCTGACTATGTAGGACCTACCTATATGAGATTCGGCAGACTTGCCGCTCCTATCTTCAACGATAAGGACACATATAAGTTTGAGCTTGGTAAGGGCGTACAGCTCCGTGACGGCGATGATATAACGATCGTTGCTACAGGTCTTATGGTAGCTCAGGCGCTTGAAGCGGCTGACGCACTCAAGGGTCAGGGTATCAATGCCCGTGTAATCAACATACACACGATAAAGCCCATTGACAAGGATATTATAATCAAGGCGGCAAAGGAAACGGGAAAGATAGTTACTGTTGAAGAACACAGCATAATCGGCGGTTTAGGAAGTGCCGTTTGCGATGTTCTTTGCGAGAATTATCCCGTTCCCGTTACAAAGATCGGTGTTATGGATACATTCGGTCATTCGGGTCCTGCGGCAGCATTGCTTGAAGAATTCGGCTTATGTGCGGATAATATTGCTAATACCGTTAAGAAGGTTTTAGGTAAATAA
- a CDS encoding transketolase — protein sequence MDATLKKQLEITATKVRMGVIEGVYNAKSGHPGGSLSVADVLTYLYFAKMNVDPKNPQMPERDRLVLSKGHTAPALYSVLANRGFFPVEDLKTLRHIGSKLQGHPVMNKVPGVDMSTGSLGQGISAACGMALSGKLSSDFYKVYAILGDGEIEEGQVWEAAMFAAHYQLDNLVAVVDNNGLQIDGRISDVMSPYPIDEKFKAFGWHVISIDAHDFDAIEKAFAEAEKISGQPTVIIQRSIKGKGVSFMEDQVSWHGTAPNEEQYNQAMTELKAHLAELEK from the coding sequence ATGGACGCAACTTTAAAAAAGCAGCTTGAGATAACTGCCACCAAGGTCAGAATGGGTGTTATCGAGGGCGTTTACAACGCTAAGTCGGGACATCCCGGCGGATCGCTTTCGGTAGCCGATGTACTGACATATCTCTACTTTGCAAAGATGAACGTAGATCCGAAAAATCCTCAGATGCCCGAACGTGACAGACTTGTACTGTCAAAGGGACACACAGCCCCTGCACTGTACTCTGTACTTGCTAACCGTGGATTTTTCCCCGTGGAAGACTTAAAGACACTCCGCCACATAGGCTCAAAGCTTCAGGGACACCCTGTTATGAACAAGGTTCCCGGCGTTGATATGAGCACAGGCTCACTCGGTCAGGGTATTTCAGCCGCTTGCGGTATGGCTCTTTCGGGCAAGCTGTCAAGCGATTTCTATAAAGTATACGCTATACTCGGCGACGGCGAGATAGAAGAAGGTCAGGTATGGGAGGCTGCTATGTTTGCGGCACACTATCAGCTTGACAACCTTGTAGCCGTAGTTGACAACAACGGACTTCAGATAGACGGCAGAATCAGCGATGTAATGTCACCCTATCCGATAGACGAGAAGTTCAAGGCTTTCGGCTGGCACGTTATTTCTATAGACGCACACGATTTTGACGCAATCGAAAAGGCTTTTGCTGAAGCTGAAAAGATTTCGGGACAGCCTACGGTAATTATACAGAGAAGCATAAAGGGCAAGGGCGTTTCCTTCATGGAGGATCAGGTATCATGGCACGGCACTGCTCCAAACGAAGAACAGTACAACCAGGCTATGACAGAACTCAAGGCTCATCTTGCCGAGCTTGAAAAGTAA
- a CDS encoding DUF554 domain-containing protein — MRGLGTVINVALLIFGGLCGLLFGKKLNERIKDTLLSVNAVAIMMLAVGGVMQNMLSLSDGKLSTGGTVMMIVSLTLGGLIGEIININALVNKFGEWLRIKSHSTGDDSFVSAFVSASCTVCIGAMAVIGSINDGVSGDCSVLIAKAILDAVIICVMTASQGKGCIFSAVPVAIFQGVITIIAVFAGGFMTDLALSYLSYVGNVLIFCVGLNLIRKKQIRVANLLPSLAIAVAWGFVAPLI; from the coding sequence ATGCGTGGACTTGGCACTGTAATAAATGTCGCTCTGCTGATATTCGGCGGACTATGCGGACTGCTGTTCGGCAAAAAGCTGAACGAAAGAATAAAGGATACTCTGCTGTCGGTCAATGCCGTTGCAATAATGATGCTTGCCGTAGGCGGCGTTATGCAGAATATGCTGTCGCTGTCAGACGGCAAACTGTCAACGGGCGGCACTGTTATGATGATAGTCAGCCTCACCTTAGGCGGTCTTATCGGTGAAATAATCAATATAAACGCTCTTGTGAACAAATTTGGCGAATGGCTCAGGATAAAGAGCCACAGCACCGGTGATGACTCATTTGTATCGGCATTTGTCAGCGCATCCTGCACTGTCTGTATAGGCGCAATGGCGGTGATAGGCTCGATAAACGACGGCGTAAGCGGCGATTGCTCGGTTCTTATCGCAAAAGCGATCCTTGACGCAGTGATTATCTGCGTAATGACCGCCTCTCAGGGCAAGGGCTGTATCTTCTCCGCCGTACCTGTGGCGATTTTTCAGGGTGTCATAACAATAATCGCAGTATTTGCCGGAGGCTTCATGACCGACCTTGCATTGTCTTATCTTTCTTATGTCGGCAATGTTCTGATTTTCTGCGTAGGACTTAACCTCATTCGTAAAAAACAGATAAGAGTAGCAAACCTGCTCCCCTCGCTTGCGATTGCTGTTGCGTGGGGATTTGTCGCACCGCTTATATAA